The following proteins are encoded in a genomic region of Vibrio spartinae:
- the mukB gene encoding chromosome partition protein MukB: MIERGKYQSLTMINWNGFFARTFDIDNLVTTLSGGNGAGKSTTMAAFITALIPDQSLLHFRNTTEAGSSQSSRDKGLHGKLQPGTCYAALDVVNSRKQRVLFAVRLQQVAGRDKKVDIKPFLVQGIPSHVRPTDILIETLSDQQARVRTVSEVKDAVAGLEGTQFKTFSSVVDYHTQMFEFGVVPKKMRSSSDRSKYYRLIEASLYGGISSAITRSLRDYLLPQNGGVKKAFQDMEAALRENRMTLEAIKTTQADRDLFKHLITESTNYVASDYMRHANERRSKVEQALSFRQTLFGAQQTLVTQSELLTRVKDELDELTEQESALEQDHQSASDYLQLVHNALRQKEKIERYRDDLEELNERLEEQLMVVEEAQEQTYEAEHNATILEDEVDSLKSQLADYQQALDVQQTRALQYQQAVQALEKAKAALDDESLTAENASQKIQTLNQSQHEMTERVLQLKHRLDMSAAVTSQFEQAFQFVQSVLDDVTRQTAHEHGVTLIEKSRQCKQLIAQENQWYTRQNDVSRQLERQNHITALAEAHQQEYQESLDDESAIDEAREKHQEVLDVVEEELIALRESRSDLRRNQEDVRAQIQRLEKIAPQWIVARNALDDLREQSGEALESSQAVFSHMQHTLEREKQQTSEKEKLALQRHNLEQDIERLASPGGANDARLKSLADSLGGMLLSEIYDDITLEDAPYFSAMYGPARHAIVVSDLSEIQTRLTELDDCPEDVYIIEGDVDAFDDSSFDADELEGAVCVRLNDRQIRYSRFPEIPLFGRAAREQRLEQLRSQRDDLVELHAKASFDAQKLQRLYQAYQTFVASHMTTVFEADPEQALQTCREQLNQFSRSLTELDHQEQQLQTRQQQSKNALSRLEKVAPFVHLLADDTLQDQANEIEERLAELDEAKHFLTRYGTTIEQLSHCINALENDPEQFDALESEYHRADQQLQQVKTQIFAISDLIERRHHLQYSDAVALVNQGDALSGQLKEKLQLAESQRGTARETFKQRQGQVSQYNQVLASLKSAHQSKLETVQEFEQELQELGVHTDASALERAESRKNELYERLHVSRQRQSELERTRTSTEMEMTSLSRQLKKVEKEYRDLRTFIVNAKAGWCSVLRLAREHDVERRLHRRELAYLSAGELRSMSDKALGSLRLAVADNETLRDALRQSEDNARPERKVLFYIDVYQHLRERIRQDIIRTDDPVEAIEEMEVELGRLTEELTQRESRLAISSESVANIILKTIQREQNRIRMLNQGLSNIHFGQVNGVRLNVKVRESHEMLLTGLSEQQAQHQDLFNSPRYTFSESMAKLFQRVNPHIDMGQRSPQVLGEELLDYRNYLELNVEVNRGADGWLQAESGALSTGEAIGTGQSILLMVVQSWEEESRRLRSKDIVPCRLLFLDEAARLDAKSISTLFELCDRLGMQLLIAAPENISPEKGTTYKLVRKIHKNHEHVHVVGLRGFGQNHAAESDDLTAEAS, from the coding sequence ATGATTGAAAGAGGTAAGTATCAATCGCTGACCATGATCAACTGGAACGGTTTTTTTGCCCGTACGTTTGATATTGATAATTTGGTCACCACGCTTTCCGGTGGGAATGGTGCGGGGAAATCAACCACAATGGCGGCCTTTATCACCGCGTTGATCCCCGATCAAAGCCTGCTGCATTTTCGTAATACCACTGAAGCGGGTAGTTCTCAGTCGTCGAGAGACAAAGGGTTACACGGCAAACTTCAACCCGGTACTTGTTATGCAGCGTTGGACGTTGTCAACTCCCGTAAGCAGAGAGTGTTGTTTGCTGTCAGATTACAACAGGTTGCCGGTCGGGACAAAAAAGTCGATATTAAGCCATTTTTGGTGCAGGGAATCCCCAGCCATGTCCGGCCTACTGACATTTTGATTGAAACACTCTCAGATCAACAGGCACGGGTTCGAACCGTCAGTGAAGTCAAAGATGCTGTCGCAGGCTTGGAAGGGACGCAGTTCAAAACATTTAGCTCAGTGGTGGATTATCACACCCAGATGTTTGAATTTGGCGTTGTACCGAAGAAAATGCGTTCGAGCAGTGACCGCTCCAAGTACTATCGTTTGATTGAAGCATCATTGTATGGTGGTATTTCCAGTGCGATAACACGCTCGCTGCGCGACTATCTGTTACCGCAAAATGGTGGTGTGAAAAAAGCGTTTCAGGATATGGAAGCGGCACTTCGGGAAAACCGGATGACGCTTGAAGCGATCAAAACCACTCAAGCAGATCGGGATTTGTTCAAACACCTGATTACTGAATCGACCAACTATGTTGCGTCTGATTACATGCGTCATGCGAATGAGCGTCGTAGTAAAGTTGAACAGGCACTTTCATTCCGTCAGACTTTGTTTGGTGCGCAGCAAACCTTAGTCACGCAAAGTGAGTTGTTGACTCGCGTGAAGGATGAACTGGATGAACTGACAGAGCAGGAATCGGCACTGGAGCAAGATCACCAGAGTGCATCTGATTATTTGCAACTGGTTCATAACGCTTTGCGTCAAAAGGAAAAAATTGAGCGTTATCGAGACGATCTGGAAGAGCTCAATGAACGGCTAGAAGAACAACTGATGGTGGTTGAAGAGGCTCAGGAACAGACGTATGAAGCTGAGCACAACGCCACGATTCTAGAAGATGAAGTCGATAGCCTGAAGTCGCAACTGGCTGATTATCAACAGGCGCTGGATGTTCAACAAACCAGAGCACTCCAGTATCAGCAAGCCGTTCAGGCACTCGAAAAAGCGAAGGCAGCACTGGATGATGAAAGCCTGACGGCTGAAAATGCGTCGCAGAAAATTCAGACCTTGAATCAATCACAGCACGAGATGACCGAGCGAGTCTTGCAACTGAAACATCGTCTGGACATGTCGGCTGCTGTCACATCTCAGTTTGAACAGGCATTTCAGTTCGTCCAATCCGTACTCGATGATGTGACTCGCCAAACGGCTCATGAACACGGTGTTACGCTGATTGAAAAATCACGACAGTGCAAGCAATTGATTGCGCAGGAAAACCAGTGGTACACACGTCAGAATGACGTTTCCCGTCAGTTAGAGCGGCAGAATCATATTACAGCACTGGCAGAGGCTCACCAACAGGAATATCAGGAAAGTCTTGATGATGAATCCGCGATTGATGAAGCGCGAGAGAAACATCAAGAAGTGCTGGATGTTGTCGAAGAAGAACTGATCGCGCTTCGTGAATCACGCAGTGATTTACGCCGCAATCAAGAGGATGTCCGGGCGCAAATTCAACGATTGGAAAAGATTGCACCGCAATGGATTGTCGCGCGTAATGCGTTGGATGATTTGCGAGAACAGAGCGGTGAAGCGCTGGAAAGCTCACAGGCGGTATTTTCTCATATGCAGCATACGCTGGAACGAGAAAAACAGCAGACATCAGAGAAAGAAAAATTAGCATTACAGCGTCACAATCTTGAGCAAGACATTGAACGTCTGGCTTCTCCCGGAGGGGCCAATGATGCCCGGTTGAAATCGCTGGCTGACTCATTAGGCGGCATGTTGTTATCTGAAATTTATGATGATATTACGCTGGAAGACGCACCTTATTTCAGTGCGATGTACGGCCCCGCCAGACATGCTATTGTTGTCTCTGATTTGTCAGAAATTCAGACGCGCTTGACTGAGCTGGATGATTGTCCTGAAGATGTGTACATCATTGAAGGGGATGTCGATGCTTTTGATGACAGCTCGTTTGATGCCGATGAACTAGAAGGTGCGGTATGTGTTCGTCTGAATGACCGTCAGATTCGTTATTCCCGTTTCCCTGAGATCCCTTTATTTGGTCGGGCAGCAAGAGAGCAGCGACTGGAACAACTGCGGAGTCAGCGAGATGATCTCGTTGAGTTGCACGCCAAAGCGTCATTTGATGCTCAAAAGCTCCAACGTTTGTATCAGGCCTATCAGACCTTTGTTGCTTCTCATATGACAACCGTGTTTGAAGCAGATCCGGAACAGGCACTTCAGACGTGCCGTGAACAGTTGAATCAGTTTAGTCGTTCTCTGACTGAGTTGGACCATCAGGAACAGCAATTACAGACGCGACAACAGCAGAGTAAAAATGCGTTATCACGCCTTGAAAAAGTGGCTCCATTTGTTCACTTGTTGGCCGATGACACATTACAGGATCAAGCCAATGAAATTGAAGAAAGGCTTGCAGAACTGGACGAGGCCAAACACTTTTTAACGCGATACGGTACGACAATTGAGCAATTGAGTCATTGTATCAATGCCCTCGAAAACGATCCGGAACAGTTTGATGCACTGGAAAGTGAGTATCACAGGGCTGACCAACAGTTGCAGCAGGTGAAAACCCAAATTTTTGCGATCTCAGATCTGATTGAGCGTCGCCATCATCTACAGTATTCCGATGCCGTGGCATTGGTGAATCAGGGCGATGCCCTGAGTGGACAACTGAAAGAAAAATTACAACTTGCTGAGTCACAACGTGGCACGGCAAGAGAAACGTTCAAACAGCGGCAGGGGCAGGTCAGTCAGTACAATCAGGTTCTGGCCTCACTCAAAAGTGCACATCAGTCAAAGCTCGAAACCGTGCAGGAATTTGAGCAAGAGTTACAAGAGCTGGGTGTGCACACCGATGCAAGCGCACTGGAACGGGCAGAAAGTCGTAAAAATGAGCTTTATGAGCGTTTGCATGTTTCCCGACAACGACAGAGTGAGCTAGAGAGAACGCGGACATCGACCGAGATGGAGATGACCTCGCTGAGCCGGCAATTGAAGAAGGTTGAGAAAGAGTATCGCGATCTCAGAACGTTTATTGTGAATGCCAAAGCCGGATGGTGCTCGGTGCTGAGACTGGCACGAGAGCATGATGTTGAGCGACGCTTACATCGACGGGAGCTGGCTTATCTGTCGGCAGGCGAGCTGCGTTCCATGTCCGATAAAGCATTAGGTTCTCTGCGTCTGGCGGTTGCCGATAACGAGACGCTGCGAGACGCTTTACGTCAGTCTGAGGATAATGCCAGACCGGAGCGTAAGGTACTCTTTTATATCGACGTGTATCAGCATCTACGTGAACGGATTCGGCAGGATATTATTCGCACCGATGATCCGGTTGAAGCGATTGAAGAAATGGAAGTTGAGCTTGGCCGATTGACGGAAGAGTTGACCCAGCGAGAATCACGTTTGGCAATCAGTTCTGAGTCGGTCGCCAATATCATTCTCAAGACGATTCAACGTGAGCAGAACCGAATTCGGATGCTTAACCAAGGTTTGTCCAATATCCACTTTGGTCAGGTCAACGGTGTGCGTTTGAATGTCAAAGTCCGCGAAAGTCATGAAATGTTACTGACAGGGCTATCGGAACAACAAGCGCAGCATCAAGATTTGTTCAACAGCCCGCGTTATACGTTCTCTGAATCCATGGCGAAATTATTCCAACGGGTCAATCCGCACATTGATATGGGGCAGCGTTCACCTCAGGTGTTAGGGGAAGAATTACTCGACTACCGGAATTATCTGGAACTGAATGTTGAAGTGAACCGGGGAGCGGATGGTTGGTTACAAGCCGAGTCTGGTGCGCTCTCGACAGGGGAAGCCATCGGGACCGGTCAGTCAATTCTGTTGATGGTCGTGCAGAGCTGGGAGGAAGAATCCCGTCGGTTGCGGAGTAAAGATATCGTACCGTGTCGTTTGTTGTTCCTCGATGAGGCAGCCCGTCTTGATGCCAAATCGATTTCAACACTATTTGAGTTGTGTGATCGGTTAGGCATGCAATTGTTGATTGCTGCACCGGAAAATATCAGTCCGGAAAAAGGCACCACCTATAAATTAGTGCGGAAGATTCACAAAAACCATGAACACGTTCATGTCGTTGGTTTGCGTGGATTCGGCCAGAATCATGCGGCTGAATCCGATGACCTGACGGCAGAGGCGTCCTGA
- the mukE gene encoding chromosome partition protein MukE yields the protein MSSTDMNEHMPEKLVKALSNPLFPALDSLLRAGRHVSGEDMDNHTFLSDFEPELAQFYQRYNTELVRAPEGFFYLRPRSTSLFNRSVLSELDMLVGKVLCFLYLSPERLAHEGIFTYQELYEELLTLVDEKKLMRLVTFRAGGSDLDREKLFEKVRTSLRKLRRMGMLVVLGESEKFRITEAVFRFGADVRVGDDMQAAQLRLIRDGEAVVPGQDVHEGVEDTDEAAAATPSEALTGFEGEA from the coding sequence ATGTCATCGACAGATATGAATGAACACATGCCAGAGAAACTGGTTAAAGCTCTTTCCAATCCGTTATTTCCGGCGCTGGATAGTTTATTACGTGCCGGCAGGCATGTTTCCGGTGAAGATATGGATAATCACACATTTTTGTCCGATTTTGAGCCTGAGCTGGCCCAATTCTATCAGCGTTATAATACCGAGCTGGTTCGTGCCCCCGAAGGTTTCTTTTATTTAAGACCGCGTTCCACATCATTGTTCAACCGGAGCGTGTTATCCGAACTCGATATGTTGGTCGGCAAGGTACTTTGCTTTTTGTATCTCAGCCCTGAAAGGCTGGCACATGAAGGGATTTTTACGTATCAGGAATTGTATGAAGAGTTGCTCACGCTGGTCGATGAGAAGAAGCTGATGCGATTGGTGACGTTCCGGGCCGGCGGGTCGGATCTGGATCGGGAAAAGCTGTTTGAAAAAGTCAGGACGTCCTTAAGAAAACTGCGCCGAATGGGCATGCTGGTCGTGCTGGGAGAAAGTGAAAAGTTTCGGATTACCGAAGCGGTCTTTCGTTTTGGTGCAGATGTCCGTGTCGGTGATGACATGCAGGCAGCACAATTGAGATTGATTCGTGACGGCGAAGCGGTCGTTCCTGGCCAAGACGTCCATGAAGGGGTGGAAGATACCGATGAGGCAGCAGCAGCGACCCCATCAGAAGCATTAACAGGATTTGAAGGTGAAGCATGA
- the mukF gene encoding chromosome partition protein MukF has translation MIDELAQQAEVQPIDELVGWVRQHDLSLNLDTERLAFLIAIAVLSRDRFDDELGEGELHDAFAIVTRLFDETGEASAFRANNAINELVHQRLIRRFTSEVTDGASIYRLSPLAIGITDYYLRHREFSKLKLSIQLSIVADEMAKAKEAAEKGGTESHWQKNVYAILKYSVGEIFDQIDLNQRVMDEQQQEVKEQIAQLLNKDWRDAIQNCESLLSETSSTLKELQDTLQTAGDEMQTQILDIQECVYGESGLTFIEETLFQLQIKLDRIISWGQQAIDLWIGYDRHVHKFIRTAIDMDQNRAFSQRLRQSMNDYFEAPWFLTFADAERFIDMRDEALVLRDDEVTGQVPEDVEYEEFQQINDVLGEQIGEMLIVHKDQGTPIDLGIILKNYLTEHPKTHHFDLARIVVDQAVRLGYSASDYQAIQPDWQAINEFGAKVQANVIDRYE, from the coding sequence ATGATAGACGAATTGGCGCAACAAGCCGAAGTACAACCAATCGATGAATTGGTTGGATGGGTCAGGCAGCATGACTTGTCTCTCAACCTAGATACCGAGCGACTCGCATTTTTGATTGCGATTGCCGTATTGAGTCGGGATCGATTTGATGACGAACTCGGTGAAGGGGAATTACATGATGCATTTGCAATCGTGACTCGGCTATTTGATGAAACCGGTGAAGCATCCGCTTTCCGGGCCAATAATGCGATCAATGAATTGGTTCACCAGCGGCTTATCCGCCGTTTTACCAGTGAGGTGACCGATGGGGCGAGTATCTATCGATTATCGCCATTGGCGATTGGTATCACTGATTATTATCTGCGCCATCGTGAGTTTTCCAAACTGAAACTGTCGATTCAGCTGTCGATTGTGGCGGATGAAATGGCAAAAGCCAAAGAAGCTGCTGAAAAAGGCGGTACCGAATCTCACTGGCAAAAGAATGTTTATGCCATCTTAAAATATTCCGTGGGTGAGATTTTTGATCAGATCGATCTCAACCAGCGGGTGATGGATGAGCAGCAACAAGAGGTCAAAGAACAGATTGCTCAGTTGTTGAACAAAGACTGGCGTGATGCGATTCAGAATTGTGAGTCGCTCTTGTCAGAAACGTCATCGACGTTGAAAGAGTTACAAGATACGCTCCAGACGGCTGGTGATGAAATGCAGACGCAGATCCTTGATATTCAGGAGTGTGTTTACGGTGAATCCGGACTGACGTTTATTGAAGAAACATTGTTTCAGTTGCAGATCAAACTTGACCGAATCATCAGTTGGGGGCAACAGGCCATTGATTTATGGATCGGTTACGATCGACATGTCCATAAATTCATCCGGACCGCGATTGATATGGACCAAAACCGTGCGTTTAGTCAGCGTTTACGTCAATCGATGAACGACTACTTCGAGGCGCCTTGGTTCCTTACTTTTGCCGATGCCGAGCGCTTTATCGACATGCGAGATGAAGCCTTGGTTCTCCGCGACGATGAAGTCACCGGGCAAGTCCCCGAAGATGTTGAGTATGAAGAATTTCAACAGATTAACGATGTGCTGGGAGAGCAGATCGGTGAGATGCTGATCGTGCATAAAGATCAAGGTACACCGATTGATCTCGGCATCATTTTAAAGAATTACCTCACAGAACATCCAAAAACGCATCATTTTGATTTAGCCAGAATCGTGGTCGATCAGGCCGTTCGGTTAGGATATTCAGCGTCTGATTATCAGGCGATTCAGCCGGATTGGCAGGCAATCAATGAATTTGGTGCAAAGGTACAAGCAAATGTCATCGACAGATATGAATGA
- the cmoM gene encoding tRNA uridine 5-oxyacetic acid(34) methyltransferase CmoM, with product MTEDRNFDDIAHKFAKNIYGSDKGMIRQTIVWEDIQTILTSFPPEQLPLSVLDAGGGLAQLSQRLAKQGHQVTLCDLSSEMLQLAQTDIEKNGLLAQYRFVHAAVQDMQQHLTDPVDFLMFHAVMEWLVDPKDALEKLLTQVRSGGVASIMFYNHHGLVLKNVICGNIPHVLDGMPYRKRFKLQPQQGLNPEVVYQWIEACGFSIEGKSGIRSFSDYIGNRQNMGEYTEEDVLALERQLCRQEPYLSLGRYIHVWARKK from the coding sequence GTGACTGAAGATCGCAATTTCGACGATATTGCCCACAAATTTGCAAAAAATATATATGGCTCTGACAAAGGTATGATCCGTCAGACCATCGTGTGGGAAGATATTCAAACTATTTTAACATCATTTCCTCCGGAACAGCTCCCACTTTCGGTGCTGGATGCCGGTGGCGGGCTGGCACAGCTATCGCAGCGACTCGCGAAGCAGGGACATCAGGTGACATTATGTGATCTTTCTTCTGAAATGTTGCAGTTGGCGCAAACCGATATTGAAAAAAATGGTCTGCTTGCGCAGTATCGCTTTGTCCATGCGGCAGTGCAGGATATGCAACAGCATCTTACTGATCCGGTTGACTTCTTGATGTTTCATGCCGTGATGGAGTGGTTAGTTGATCCGAAGGATGCGCTGGAAAAATTACTGACTCAGGTCCGGAGCGGTGGCGTTGCATCTATCATGTTTTACAATCATCACGGATTAGTGCTGAAAAATGTCATATGCGGGAATATTCCCCATGTGTTGGATGGTATGCCATATCGCAAACGATTTAAGTTGCAGCCGCAACAAGGCCTGAATCCAGAAGTGGTTTATCAATGGATAGAAGCTTGTGGATTCAGTATTGAAGGTAAAAGTGGTATTCGCTCGTTCAGTGATTACATTGGTAATCGCCAGAATATGGGGGAATACACTGAAGAAGATGTACTGGCGCTTGAAAGACAATTATGTCGGCAAGAGCCCTATTTATCTCTGGGCCGTTATATTCATGTATGGGCCAGAAAAAAGTAA
- the elyC gene encoding envelope biogenesis factor ElyC, with protein MLFFRTISYMFELKKIIAALMMPLPALLIIGFIGLMMIMFSTKRKTGCLIVLFSYTLLFLASFQPVSERLLAPLERKYSAFLPVEGSIDYIMVLGSGHVVDDQLPPTSQLSRSALMRLTEGIRIMRMYPGSRLILSGYAGGTRFSHARMLARVALSLGVAKSDIVLLESAKDTWEEAQLAASFVGPRKLVLVTSASHMDRALHEFQSAGLNPIPAPTNYLSYKNIVQPWIKYAPKAIYLEQTEKYWYETLGRFWHYLKNWVANQEATVAEPLQQEP; from the coding sequence TTGCTGTTTTTTCGGACTATTTCTTATATGTTTGAGCTTAAAAAAATCATAGCTGCATTAATGATGCCCCTTCCCGCCTTGCTCATCATCGGTTTTATTGGCCTCATGATGATTATGTTTTCAACAAAAAGGAAAACCGGTTGCCTGATTGTTCTGTTCTCCTACACGTTGCTGTTTCTAGCATCATTTCAACCCGTTTCAGAACGCCTTCTCGCACCATTGGAACGCAAGTATTCAGCCTTTTTACCCGTTGAGGGTAGCATTGACTACATCATGGTTCTCGGCAGCGGTCATGTCGTTGATGACCAACTCCCACCGACATCTCAACTCAGTCGCTCAGCACTGATGCGACTTACCGAAGGGATCCGAATCATGCGGATGTATCCGGGATCTCGCCTGATTCTTTCCGGATATGCGGGTGGTACCCGATTCAGTCATGCCCGAATGCTGGCAAGAGTTGCCTTATCACTCGGTGTAGCAAAATCAGATATCGTGTTACTGGAAAGTGCCAAAGATACTTGGGAAGAAGCCCAGTTAGCCGCAAGTTTTGTCGGACCACGAAAATTAGTGCTCGTCACCTCTGCCAGTCATATGGATCGCGCGTTGCATGAATTTCAATCTGCCGGACTCAATCCGATCCCGGCACCGACCAACTACCTGTCCTATAAAAATATAGTGCAACCGTGGATAAAATATGCGCCTAAGGCGATTTATCTCGAGCAGACAGAAAAATATTGGTATGAAACATTGGGAAGGTTTTGGCACTATTTGAAAAACTGGGTCGCCAATCAGGAAGCGACCGTCGCTGAACCGTTGCAACAAGAGCCATAG
- the purR gene encoding HTH-type transcriptional repressor PurR — protein sequence MATIKDVARLAGVSTTTVSHVINKTRFVAETTQEKVMAAVKTLNYAPSAVARSLKCNSTRTIGMLVTQSTNPFFSEVIDGVESYCYRQGYTLILCNTGGLYEKQRDYIRMLAEKRVDGMLVICSDLTAELLEMLEAYNDIPKVIMDWGPESSQADKIIDNSEEGGYLATKYLLDKGHRDIACLSGHLSKAACQERIQGFYRAMAEAGLTPNENWILEGNFECDTAVLAADKIIAMDEQPTAVFCFNDTMALGLMSRLQQRGIKVPEDISVIGYDNIEISEYFSPPLTTIHQPKRRVGKNAFEILLERIKSKEHERRTFEMHPEIVERNTVKDLNKK from the coding sequence ATGGCTACGATAAAAGACGTTGCCCGCTTGGCGGGAGTTTCAACAACAACAGTTTCACATGTAATTAACAAAACTCGATTTGTGGCAGAAACGACTCAAGAGAAAGTCATGGCAGCCGTGAAGACACTGAACTATGCACCAAGTGCTGTAGCTCGGAGTCTGAAATGCAACTCAACGCGCACAATCGGCATGTTAGTGACCCAGTCTACCAACCCCTTCTTCTCTGAAGTCATTGATGGTGTTGAAAGTTATTGCTACCGACAAGGCTACACGCTCATCTTATGTAATACCGGTGGCTTATATGAAAAGCAACGCGACTACATTCGGATGCTGGCTGAAAAACGGGTCGATGGCATGTTAGTCATCTGTTCTGACCTGACTGCCGAGCTTCTAGAAATGCTAGAAGCCTATAATGATATTCCCAAAGTCATCATGGACTGGGGACCTGAAAGCTCACAAGCCGACAAAATCATCGATAATTCAGAAGAAGGTGGCTACCTTGCAACCAAGTACCTGCTTGATAAAGGTCACCGCGATATTGCTTGTCTGAGTGGACATCTATCAAAGGCAGCTTGTCAGGAACGGATTCAAGGATTCTATAGAGCCATGGCTGAAGCAGGCTTGACCCCAAATGAAAACTGGATACTGGAAGGCAACTTCGAATGTGATACGGCAGTCTTGGCTGCAGACAAAATTATTGCGATGGATGAACAGCCCACTGCCGTTTTTTGCTTCAATGACACGATGGCTTTAGGACTCATGAGTCGCTTACAACAGAGAGGCATCAAGGTTCCTGAAGATATATCGGTGATCGGTTATGACAATATTGAGATCTCTGAATATTTTTCTCCGCCATTGACAACCATCCACCAACCGAAACGTCGGGTCGGGAAAAACGCTTTTGAAATCTTATTGGAACGGATCAAAAGTAAAGAACATGAACGCCGTACGTTTGAAATGCATCCTGAAATTGTGGAACGCAATACCGTTAAAGATTTAAACAAAAAATAA
- a CDS encoding TfoX/Sxy family DNA transformation protein — MDKPILRDSMRLFEQLGRVKSRSMFGGFGIFVNDIMFALVVQDKLHIRADSHSLETFKAKGFEPYVYTKRGFPVVTKYFALPADYWDDVDTIFNIAKQAYLNAKNEKTTHVETKPKRLKDLPNLRLATERMLRKAGINSVEELHQKGSLSAYKAILSSHPSTQPPLELLWALEGAIEGKHWSVISQARRDELARQI; from the coding sequence ATGGATAAACCAATTCTTAGAGATTCAATGCGACTTTTTGAACAATTAGGTCGTGTCAAATCACGCTCAATGTTCGGCGGGTTTGGTATTTTCGTAAACGATATAATGTTCGCTCTTGTCGTTCAAGACAAACTACATATACGGGCAGACAGTCACTCACTGGAAACGTTTAAAGCAAAAGGTTTTGAACCTTATGTGTATACAAAACGTGGCTTTCCTGTTGTGACTAAGTATTTTGCACTTCCTGCAGACTATTGGGATGATGTGGACACGATTTTCAATATCGCGAAACAAGCCTATTTGAATGCAAAAAATGAAAAAACGACCCATGTAGAGACAAAACCGAAACGATTGAAAGATCTGCCTAATCTTCGTTTAGCAACCGAACGGATGCTACGCAAAGCAGGGATTAATTCAGTTGAAGAGCTTCATCAGAAAGGTTCTCTCAGCGCATATAAAGCGATTTTGAGCTCTCATCCTTCTACACAGCCACCATTAGAGCTCTTATGGGCATTAGAAGGTGCGATCGAAGGAAAACACTGGTCTGTAATTTCTCAGGCAAGACGCGACGAGCTAGCTCGGCAAATTTAA